In the genome of Populus trichocarpa isolate Nisqually-1 chromosome 10, P.trichocarpa_v4.1, whole genome shotgun sequence, the window aaaaaatttaaaaatttaaatattttttatttgaaattaatattttttagtatatttagattattttaatgtgttaatgtcaaaataattttttaaaaaataaaaaaatatattattttaatatatttcagaataaaaaacactttaaaaaataatcgctatcacacttccaaacatcCTTTAAATCCAAAGCATTTAATATGTATTAGTGGATTACCCACTTgcttattattgtatttttatattttaatatctgattttattaattagatatgttttataatgatcaatttttattatataaaaaaacctaattttaacACCTCTTTAGACATCGAAAGCTTTGTTTAAGAATAATATGCATATTAGAtgtgtatatattaaaaagaacttAACCCCTATGAAAAGTATGTGATTGTAGATTCATTGTTATTATTCATTGAAacaacataataatttttttttgatctttttatccaaaaaatccAATTCATGCTTACAATGACAATGAAATCTTTTTGCAAGGCTCATTTATCATTACTAAATAAAACGgggataaataaatatttttttattttgattgtatagtaaaaatctcaaatactcttataaataaaaataaaataaaataaacttggtGTCAAgagatattttagtatttttacaatgattttttttattattttaatttaaattgagagacatgatatttgataaaatataaaaataataaacaattaacatatacataaaatagtaaaatatttaagaccaagaaaaggggcgttttcttcttcttctttttaaatgtttttttgttgttgtaattaTCATATCAACTTATGAACAATAcaatatttagttaaataaataaaaaacaaaaagataggCGTGTGGGAAGTGTTCATGTCCTTCAAGTGATGCGGGCGACGTCTCCCAACATCCAAAAATGCAATTCTATCATGTCATTGGAAGtgtcattgtgttttttttttaattggtgcGACATATATTGCTGgtgaacttttcttttttctttctctttttctctctatcCTCTCCTAAAATTACAACATGATCTTtttgttgttggtatttcaactctggtttttattattttttatttataatttttagtctTGGCTTTTTtgtaaaacttttatttattttcaggttcatcattcaatcctaCTTTACCGGATATTACATTTTTCAATGCGgtcctctttctttgaatttctattttttttcttggccttcttgtaaaaattttagtggttttcaatttcatttttcaactcaaattgatcgtattatgtttttcaattcgatatttattgtttttatttatatttttttctttgttcttttgtaaaaattattattcttttcaatttaaccctttaattacaatattattttttatatcaattttgatacttagtttttttgtccttttagtaagttatttttttttaatttcatcatttagttaaatataaaatttattttgtattttaattttattctctttcttttaattgttatttttaaaatttttttgtataattaaaatttcattttttaatttcatcattcaatatttaattgattaggaattgaacttcatgatttttttcaaattagatgTTTTGGGTCTAGTGACTTGGATCACGGGTTTGAAAAgctaacacttttttttatatatatataaaaagctttataattcttttttttatcaggttatttGAATAACAAAAATTCGGTTAATTTgtttacatatttattatgaTCATGGGTTTGACGGATATTTCAATTGACTCAGCCCtaattaacatatttatatGTTTCTTATAAtcggttttttatataattttcttatccCATTTCAACACCTCAATATATAAGTgttacatgtttatttttgtagttgaaattttgttttgtgattttttaaattatttttttactttaaattaatttttttagtgtttttaaatagtttagattttttatattaaaaataattattttttaaaaatattatttttatatatttacaagaaaaaatactaTGAAATGCATCGCTACCTCACTAACTAATTAACAACGAAAGCCAAACAGGACAAGAGACCGGCTCCTCCACCTTCAAAAACACCGAGTCACTGACCCATTCGATAAGACCCGCTGAAGTTTGCCCAGAATTTGCAAAAGATGGCTACTTTTTCTTCCTCACCTTTGCTATTTGCAAACCCAGATTCTGGTTTCTCTCTTTTAGAACGAACTTGTAAAATCAAGATGCTTAGAAGAACAACAGCTACTCCTCCATCCATTACTGCTGCTTCTTTGAATGATAATGATGATCAAAGTTCTTCATCAAAGTTGGTCACTTTTATAGGCAAAGGTGGCTCTGGAAAGACTACCTCTGCAATTTTCGCTGCCCAGGTTCTTCTTTCCTTGAATTCTTGCTATTCAACTTAAGTCAATTTGTTTCAATCTCTTTTGCCGTATTCAATCAGTTATGTTAATATTTACTTAGTGTTTTTTTCATGGGTTAAAAGTCTGAAATTTATAGTTAAAGGAAGGGCATTATGATGGAACTATGGCCTTATGATCTCTGTTCgcagtttttaataatttatcgaAGAGACAAtacttttatgattttgaacTGTCTGAATCAAATGCATGCTTGTGATGTGGTAGACTGGAATGTAATGTGATTGAATCAAAGTAGATGAATGATATCTAGGAgactttaagaaaaataaaccaaagTTTTTTCCAGATGGAATTTCCTTTTGGTCACTGTTTTCTACTGTAGATTAATTTGAAGATAGTTAATACACCGTATTTCTTCTTACTAGTTTAGACTGGATAGTATGATGGGAATGTAGAAGTTTAAacattggttttattttctttgcatagtttttgtttttattttttacgcaATTTGTGCAAGTTATGGTgggatcttaattttttttttgctttgttttgccGATTTTCATTCAGCATTATGCAATGTCTGGGCTTCGGACATGCTTGGTGATACAGACCCAAGATCCCTCTGCTGAATATCTACTGAACTATAAGATTGGAACTTCTCCTACCGAGTGCAGTGACAACCTTTGGGCTGTTAGGTTGGAAACCAGTAAAGTGTgttttttcacttcttttttcttgtttctttatggaacttcaaacttttaatgtAAATGGTGCAGGTGCATTGATAATTGCTCTTGATATCTGCAGATGCTTCTTGAGCCTCTTGATCGGCTGAAGCAAGCCGATTCTCGTCTTAAGATGACTCAAGGAGTTCTCGAAGGGGTAGGTATGTAGTGGCTCTCTCAATATGCTTGTGCTGTATCATAGTCATCAAATAGTGCACTTCCCACTGAATGTTCTGTATCTTTTATCATAATGTGAAGGTGGTTGGAGAAGAGCTTGGTGTGCTTCCTGCAATGGATTCTATTTTTGCAGTATATGCACTTGCAGGGCTTGTAGGATCATTAAATGTTAACCAGACCAACAGAGATAAATTTGACATAATAGTATATGATGGAGTCAGCACTGATGAAACACTTCGAGTGATAGGAGCAGCTAGTAAAGCAAGGTTAGTTGAATTTCTAACCTCCCCAACTCAACTCTCTCTCATATTTTTGTCTGTATTGAACAACATAACTGTGCTCAGATTGTATTTGAAATATCTGAGGAATTTGGCCGAGAAGACTGATCTTGGGAGATTGGCTGGTCCT includes:
- the LOC7489374 gene encoding uncharacterized protein At1g26090, chloroplastic isoform X2, with protein sequence MATFSSSPLLFANPDSGFSLLERTCKIKMLRRTTATPPSITAASLNDNDDQSSSSKLVTFIGKGGSGKTTSAIFAAQHYAMSGLRTCLVIQTQDPSAEYLLNYKIGTSPTECSDNLWAVRLETSKMLLEPLDRLKQADSRLKMTQGVLEGVVGEELGVLPAMDSIFAVYALAGLVGSLNVNQTNRDKFDIIVYDGVSTDETLRVIGAASKARLYLKYLRNLAEKTDLGRLAGPSLVSLVDEALSLSGSKYNLNRKTSAEIWDSLETMLMQGSSAFYEPSRFGCYLVMDPNIPTSVNAALRYWGCTLQAGAQVSGAIGISSPRFNEESLEGVKKNFLPLPFAFIPHLSIGYPPEWNSVMLNTVGHDARTLFSLPASHSNSMAPPVKFDAAEKSVTLFMPGFDKSEIKLYQYRGGSELLVEAGDQRRVICLPTKIQGKVGGAKFFDRSLVITMR
- the LOC7489374 gene encoding uncharacterized protein At1g26090, chloroplastic isoform X1, with product MATFSSSPLLFANPDSGFSLLERTCKIKMLRRTTATPPSITAASLNDNDDQSSSSKLVTFIGKGGSGKTTSAIFAAQHYAMSGLRTCLVIQTQDPSAEYLLNYKIGTSPTECSDNLWAVRLETSKMLLEPLDRLKQADSRLKMTQGVLEGVVGEELGVLPAMDSIFAVYALAGLVGSLNVNQTNRDKFDIIVYDGVSTDETLRVIGAASKARLVEFLTSPTQLSLIFLSVLNNITVLRLYLKYLRNLAEKTDLGRLAGPSLVSLVDEALSLSGSKYNLNRKTSAEIWDSLETMLMQGSSAFYEPSRFGCYLVMDPNIPTSVNAALRYWGCTLQAGAQVSGAIGISSPRFNEESLEGVKKNFLPLPFAFIPHLSIGYPPEWNSVMLNTVGHDARTLFSLPASHSNSMAPPVKFDAAEKSVTLFMPGFDKSEIKLYQYRGGSELLVEAGDQRRVICLPTKIQGKVGGAKFFDRSLVITMR